A genome region from Nocardioides cynanchi includes the following:
- a CDS encoding TlpA disulfide reductase family protein: MRRALLAAAIVALTACSGPHRPTYDGDKTLTVPAPDLVAKKKHSDIPDCPKTASGAVTGGMPSITVPCLGGGRPVDMAGLRGPMIVNFWASWCGSCREEMPALAAYAKSQSAVKVLGIDYLDTQPGAALDLAKRSRVAYPLVADPRGALDRASPLPHVTAMPMTVFLKADGTIARIEYHAYTSEADVAAAAKNYLGVAG, encoded by the coding sequence ATGAGGCGGGCGCTGCTGGCGGCGGCGATCGTGGCGCTGACCGCCTGCTCGGGCCCCCACCGCCCGACCTACGACGGCGACAAGACCCTCACCGTCCCGGCGCCCGACCTGGTGGCCAAGAAGAAGCACAGCGACATCCCCGACTGCCCGAAGACCGCGTCGGGCGCGGTGACCGGGGGGATGCCCTCGATCACCGTCCCCTGCCTGGGCGGCGGACGCCCGGTGGACATGGCCGGCCTCCGAGGGCCGATGATCGTGAACTTCTGGGCGTCGTGGTGCGGCTCGTGCCGCGAGGAGATGCCGGCCCTCGCGGCGTACGCGAAGAGCCAGTCGGCGGTGAAGGTGCTCGGCATCGACTACCTCGACACGCAGCCCGGCGCCGCGCTCGACCTGGCCAAGCGGAGCCGGGTGGCCTACCCGCTCGTGGCCGACCCCCGGGGAGCGCTCGACCGGGCCAGCCCGCTGCCGCACGTGACGGCGATGCCGATGACCGTCTTCCTGAAGGCCGACGGCACGATCGCCCGGATCGAGTACCACGCCTACACGAGTGAGGCGGACGTCGCGGCGGCCGCGAAGAACTATCTCGGGGTGGCCGGGTGA
- a CDS encoding Crp/Fnr family transcriptional regulator gives MDNEVLRQAPLFSALDDEAATALRGSMSESKLRRGDVLFHEGDAGDRAYVVLDGKIKLGRTSSDGRENLLAILGPGQMFGELSLFDPGPRSATVTAVTDATFLSLTHDDLLRWLDGRPAVARGLLAQLAGRLRKANDVVADLVFSDVPGRVAKALLDLADRFGRTADDGVHVHHDLTQEELAQLVGASRETVNKALADFASRGWLRLEPRSVVIMEVDRLRRRAR, from the coding sequence GTGGACAACGAGGTACTGCGTCAGGCACCGCTGTTCAGTGCCCTGGACGACGAGGCCGCCACCGCTCTGCGCGGCTCGATGAGCGAGTCCAAGCTGCGTCGCGGAGACGTGCTCTTCCACGAGGGGGACGCCGGAGACCGGGCCTACGTCGTGCTCGACGGCAAGATCAAGCTCGGCCGCACCTCCAGCGACGGCCGGGAGAACCTCCTGGCCATCCTCGGCCCGGGTCAGATGTTCGGCGAGCTCTCGCTGTTCGATCCCGGCCCCCGCTCGGCGACCGTCACCGCCGTCACCGACGCGACGTTCCTCTCGCTGACCCACGACGACCTCCTGCGCTGGCTCGACGGCCGCCCGGCCGTGGCCCGGGGTCTGCTCGCCCAGCTGGCGGGCCGGCTGCGCAAGGCCAACGACGTGGTCGCCGACCTGGTCTTCTCCGACGTGCCCGGCCGCGTGGCCAAGGCGCTGCTCGACCTCGCCGACCGCTTCGGCCGGACGGCCGACGACGGCGTCCACGTCCACCACGACCTGACCCAGGAGGAGCTCGCCCAGCTGGTGGGCGCCTCCCGCGAGACCGTCAACAAGGCGCTCGCCGACTTCGCCTCGCGCGGCTGGCTGCGGCTCGAGCCGCGCTCGGTCGTGATCATGGAGGTCGACCGCCTCCGCCGCCGCGCCCGCTGA
- a CDS encoding NUDIX hydrolase — MIPDWLEPVARAAGEITVDDLTKFIAPDDAVARRGAVLLLFGGERDLLLTERAHDMRSHPAQVSFPGGSIDPGETPREAALREAEEETGLSPDGVEVFAELPELWLPPSNFALTPVLGWWARESPVGVVDPREVHAVYRVPLAELIDPAHRISVRHPSGWLGPGFLIGPGKDVVLWGFTAGIISRLLDFVGWSEPWDDTRVRDLPAHMLQGGARSTVAGRPGQSRPEERR, encoded by the coding sequence GTGATCCCCGACTGGCTGGAGCCGGTGGCTCGGGCGGCCGGCGAGATCACCGTCGACGACCTGACCAAGTTCATCGCCCCCGACGACGCCGTCGCGCGACGCGGGGCTGTGCTGCTGCTGTTCGGAGGCGAGCGCGACCTGCTGCTCACCGAGCGCGCCCACGACATGCGCTCCCACCCGGCGCAGGTGTCCTTCCCCGGTGGCTCGATCGACCCCGGCGAGACGCCGCGCGAGGCCGCGCTCCGTGAGGCGGAGGAGGAGACCGGCCTGAGCCCCGACGGGGTCGAGGTCTTCGCCGAGCTGCCCGAGCTGTGGCTCCCACCGAGCAACTTCGCGCTCACCCCCGTGCTCGGCTGGTGGGCCCGGGAGAGCCCGGTCGGCGTCGTCGACCCGCGCGAGGTCCACGCGGTCTACCGCGTCCCGCTCGCCGAGCTGATCGACCCGGCCCACCGGATCTCGGTCCGCCACCCCAGCGGCTGGCTCGGCCCGGGCTTCCTGATCGGACCGGGCAAGGACGTCGTGCTGTGGGGCTTCACGGCGGGGATCATCTCGCGGCTGCTCGACTTCGTGGGCTGGTCGGAGCCCTGGGACGACACCCGCGTACGTGACCTCCCGGCCCACATGCTGCAAGGTGGTGCCCGGTCGACGGTTGCTGGCCGTCCAGGGCAGTCCCGACCGGAGGAGCGACGGTGA
- the nth gene encoding endonuclease III, with translation MPGGSPVESPATETRTGLVRRARRIDRVLAETYPDATIELDFDDPFQLLVVTVLSAQTTDRRVNAVRPTLFAAYPDARAMAAAPREHLEQIIGPLGFFRAKTDALLKLSAALVERYDAQVPARLADLVTLPGVGRKTANVVLGNGFGIPGITVDTHFGRLARRFGWTDETDPVKVEHAVGALFEKRAWVMLCHHLIWHGRRVCHAKKPACGACPVARWCPSYGEGPVDPLAAAKLVKTQGPA, from the coding sequence GTGCCAGGGGGCTCCCCAGTCGAGAGCCCCGCGACCGAGACCCGGACCGGTCTGGTCAGGAGGGCCCGGCGGATCGACCGGGTGCTCGCGGAGACCTATCCCGACGCGACCATCGAGCTCGACTTCGACGACCCGTTCCAGCTGCTGGTGGTCACCGTGCTGAGCGCCCAGACCACCGACCGCCGGGTCAACGCCGTCCGGCCCACGCTGTTCGCGGCCTATCCCGACGCCCGGGCGATGGCGGCCGCGCCGCGTGAGCACCTCGAGCAGATCATCGGGCCGCTCGGCTTCTTCCGGGCCAAGACCGACGCCCTGCTGAAGCTCAGCGCCGCCCTCGTCGAGCGTTACGACGCCCAGGTGCCGGCCCGGCTCGCCGATCTGGTCACGCTGCCGGGTGTCGGCCGCAAGACGGCCAACGTCGTGCTCGGCAACGGCTTCGGCATCCCCGGCATCACCGTCGACACGCATTTCGGGCGGCTGGCCAGGCGCTTCGGCTGGACCGACGAGACCGACCCGGTCAAGGTCGAGCACGCGGTGGGTGCGCTCTTCGAGAAGCGCGCCTGGGTGATGCTGTGCCACCACCTGATCTGGCACGGCCGCCGGGTCTGCCACGCCAAGAAGCCGGCGTGTGGCGCCTGCCCGGTCGCGCGCTGGTGCCCGTCGTACGGCGAGGGGCCGGTCGACCCGTTGGCCGCGGCGAAGCTGGTCAAGACCCAGGGCCCGGCATGA